The following proteins are co-located in the Chryseobacterium daecheongense genome:
- a CDS encoding serine hydrolase codes for MKYQFSLMLFLLFFSLGFSQEGSQLNVGVENTTIKKEADEYFSSLTALRQFNGNVIIARNGVVLLNKTYNLQNGPKDMLINRNSTFIIASVSKVFVKYGILKLVEQNKISLNDHLSKFLSGFPEGEKITIRHLMQHQSGLPREITDYEKFDKLSGDQIIELAKKEKLLFEPGSQTLYSNIGFLLLHNIINKVASEGYLKFIKKEIFDPIGLHNTNEYNGKSPVKNFVNGFDIEDGKIIKASAKELDRFETGNYASTIDDLFHFSQEGFNGKHLQKDLIKELFDENDVLAQAGGRPGYRAYFYKNRKTGFDFIFLSNYTGVPFQQVTQDIVKIFEGKAYHVPRAIKRQRISLSENVMKRYEGKYILEIDQSQYLVITTKEGKLYITNKDGETSEGVPDSEFTFFFDPASNDGLIFTLNKDTGVYELEMISDGLHLKTKKGN; via the coding sequence ATGAAATATCAATTTTCGCTGATGCTTTTTTTACTGTTCTTTTCACTGGGTTTTAGCCAGGAAGGTTCGCAGCTAAATGTAGGTGTGGAAAATACTACAATAAAAAAGGAAGCAGATGAATATTTTTCATCTCTTACAGCTCTAAGGCAGTTTAATGGAAATGTTATAATTGCAAGAAATGGAGTGGTGCTTCTCAATAAAACATACAATTTACAAAACGGACCTAAGGATATGCTGATCAATAGAAACAGTACATTTATTATTGCTTCTGTTTCAAAGGTTTTTGTAAAATATGGAATCCTGAAATTGGTAGAACAGAACAAAATATCGCTTAACGATCATTTGTCAAAGTTTTTGTCTGGTTTTCCGGAAGGAGAAAAAATCACCATCCGCCATCTTATGCAGCATCAGTCTGGCTTACCAAGGGAAATTACAGATTATGAAAAGTTTGATAAATTATCCGGTGACCAGATCATTGAATTGGCTAAAAAGGAAAAACTTTTATTTGAACCCGGATCCCAGACATTATACTCCAATATTGGATTTTTATTATTGCATAACATTATTAACAAAGTAGCTTCTGAGGGTTATCTAAAATTCATAAAAAAAGAAATATTTGACCCTATTGGTCTTCACAATACCAATGAATATAATGGTAAGAGTCCGGTTAAAAATTTTGTGAATGGATTTGATATAGAAGATGGGAAAATAATTAAAGCTTCTGCAAAGGAACTCGATCGGTTTGAAACCGGCAATTACGCTTCAACGATTGATGATCTTTTCCATTTCTCCCAAGAAGGTTTTAATGGTAAACATCTTCAAAAAGATCTTATTAAAGAATTGTTTGACGAAAATGATGTATTGGCACAAGCTGGCGGCAGACCTGGATACCGGGCTTATTTTTATAAAAACCGGAAAACCGGATTTGATTTCATTTTTCTAAGCAACTACACCGGAGTTCCTTTTCAACAGGTGACGCAAGATATTGTGAAGATATTTGAGGGAAAAGCATACCATGTTCCTCGAGCAATAAAAAGACAAAGGATTAGCCTATCTGAAAATGTAATGAAGCGGTATGAAGGAAAATACATTCTCGAAATCGATCAATCTCAATATTTAGTCATTACTACTAAGGAGGGAAAATTGTACATTACTAACAAAGATGGCGAGACCTCAGAAGGTGTCCCTGATTCTGAATTTACATTCTTTTTTGATCCTGCCTCAAATGACGGACTGATATTTACCTTAAACAAAGATACAGGAGTTTATGAACTCGAGATGATATCGGATGGATTACATCTTAAAACTAAAAAGGGAAATTGA
- a CDS encoding organic hydroperoxide resistance protein, giving the protein MNNDQKTAEIEKVLYTAKTKTMGGRQGNAKSDDGNLDLLLSPPGSKMAGTNPEQLFAAGWSACYIGALGLAAKKLGVLIPSETYVDAEVDLGMNGEDFLLQARLSIALPGLEREIAQQLTELAHQTCPYSKAIHGNIKVSTTLI; this is encoded by the coding sequence ATGAACAATGATCAAAAAACAGCAGAAATAGAAAAAGTACTCTATACTGCAAAAACAAAAACTATGGGAGGACGACAAGGCAACGCTAAAAGTGATGATGGAAATCTGGATCTGTTATTATCTCCTCCGGGATCAAAAATGGCGGGGACAAATCCGGAACAGTTATTTGCTGCAGGATGGTCCGCCTGCTATATCGGAGCTTTAGGTCTTGCTGCCAAAAAATTGGGAGTACTAATCCCTTCTGAGACTTATGTGGATGCCGAAGTAGATCTGGGAATGAATGGGGAAGACTTCCTTTTACAGGCCCGGCTTTCTATTGCTCTTCCTGGTTTGGAAAGAGAGATTGCACAGCAATTAACAGAACTCGCTCATCAGACCTGCCCCTATTCTAAGGCAATACACGGTAATATCAAGGTAAGTACTACTCTTATTTAA
- a CDS encoding epoxide hydrolase, whose translation METKANNLKTTITAGVFMLLSATSFAQNTTKETETIRPYHVRIPEATIKELRQRINATRWPGKETVTDQSQGVRLNQIQDLVKYWGNSYDWHKAENKLNAYPQYITKIDGLDIHFIHVRSKYKNAMPLIITHGWPGSVFEELKAIEPLTDPVKYGGKAEDAFDVIIPSMPGYGFSEKPKTTGWGVERIGKSWDVLMKRLGYHHYVAQGGDWGAVIADAMGRQAPEGLLGIHVNMPATVPAEIADILKAGGPAPESLSEKEKAAFASLNKLYTRGGGYAAMMVTRPQTLGYGLTDSPAGLASFFLDKFNEWTYSGGNAEKSLTKDEMLDDISLYWFTDTAVSSAQLYWENNNNNFNVVEQKTRDIKVPVAITVFPGEIYQAPKTWAEKAYPNLMYFNEVTKGGHFASWEEPQIFAQELRSAFKPLRK comes from the coding sequence ATGGAAACAAAAGCAAACAATTTAAAAACGACTATTACAGCAGGTGTATTTATGTTATTATCAGCAACATCTTTTGCACAGAATACAACAAAAGAAACTGAAACCATCCGCCCTTACCATGTACGTATTCCCGAAGCTACCATCAAAGAACTTCGCCAGCGGATCAATGCGACCAGATGGCCAGGTAAAGAGACGGTAACAGACCAGTCACAAGGAGTAAGACTGAACCAGATTCAGGATCTTGTAAAATACTGGGGAAATAGTTATGACTGGCATAAGGCGGAAAATAAACTAAATGCCTATCCACAGTATATAACTAAAATAGATGGGTTGGATATTCATTTCATTCATGTACGGTCGAAATATAAAAATGCAATGCCTTTGATTATTACGCATGGTTGGCCAGGGTCTGTATTTGAAGAGTTAAAAGCCATTGAACCTCTTACAGATCCTGTAAAATATGGTGGAAAAGCTGAAGACGCTTTTGATGTAATAATTCCTTCTATGCCTGGTTACGGGTTTTCAGAAAAACCTAAAACAACAGGTTGGGGTGTTGAAAGGATAGGCAAAAGCTGGGATGTTCTGATGAAACGTCTGGGTTATCATCATTATGTAGCCCAGGGAGGAGATTGGGGTGCGGTTATTGCCGATGCGATGGGCCGTCAGGCTCCGGAAGGGCTTCTGGGAATCCATGTCAATATGCCTGCAACTGTGCCTGCAGAAATAGCTGATATTCTAAAAGCGGGAGGCCCGGCCCCTGAAAGTCTGTCAGAAAAAGAAAAAGCAGCTTTTGCCTCATTGAATAAATTATATACCCGCGGCGGTGGTTATGCTGCAATGATGGTAACACGTCCTCAGACACTTGGTTATGGACTAACAGATTCACCGGCAGGATTAGCCTCTTTTTTCCTGGATAAATTCAATGAATGGACATACAGTGGTGGAAATGCTGAAAAATCCCTGACGAAAGATGAGATGCTTGATGATATCAGTTTATATTGGTTCACGGATACCGCTGTTTCATCTGCACAACTATACTGGGAAAATAATAATAACAATTTTAATGTCGTAGAGCAGAAAACAAGAGACATCAAAGTTCCTGTAGCCATTACTGTATTTCCCGGAGAAATTTATCAGGCTCCCAAAACATGGGCAGAAAAGGCATATCCTAACCTGATGTATTTTAATGAAGTTACAAAAGGAGGACACTTTGCATCCTGGGAAGAGCCCCAGATTTTTGCACAGGAACTCCGGTCGGCATTTAAGCCTTTAAGAAAATAA
- a CDS encoding MFS transporter, with amino-acid sequence MNLSEKAERKSKRFHYIKLCIFLSGLSVFAQLYLFQPLLPLVADHFHTTVGDSSLLVSSSTIGMAAGLFFFAFNADSYSRKGLMAFSLLSSAVLTIISAWIPSLTVLIFIGILKGFVISGVSAVALAYLTEEVHTSVVALAISMYLSGNTIGGMSGRILATLLSGELGWQKAVLIIGIESLILGLLFWRLFPGSKFFNPQKVDYHLKIKQMKRFLTDSYMLRLYFVAALLMGAFVSVYNYLTFRLEAAPFSLNHFYIAFIFLMYTFGVFGTMITSRLSKRTEQKNILKGSILFMIAGVILLLSENIYIVIFGLGLFTLSFFAAHTMASQMTALRAKEGKSSATSMYWLFYYFGSSILGSGTGYLLHGTSWSYFIIFLIVAILTAFLLASLKFNNIHKVS; translated from the coding sequence ATGAACTTATCTGAAAAAGCAGAAAGAAAAAGCAAACGTTTTCATTACATTAAATTATGTATTTTTCTTTCCGGATTATCTGTATTTGCCCAACTTTATCTTTTCCAACCATTGCTTCCTTTGGTAGCAGATCATTTCCATACGACCGTAGGAGACAGCTCTTTGCTCGTTTCTTCTTCTACAATAGGAATGGCAGCAGGCCTTTTTTTCTTTGCTTTTAATGCAGACAGCTATTCAAGAAAGGGATTAATGGCATTTTCCCTTCTGTCTTCAGCTGTTCTCACTATTATTTCGGCATGGATTCCAAGTCTTACCGTATTGATATTCATTGGCATTCTAAAAGGTTTTGTGATTTCCGGTGTGTCCGCGGTAGCTCTGGCCTATCTCACCGAGGAGGTCCATACATCTGTGGTTGCCCTGGCTATCAGTATGTATCTTAGCGGGAATACAATAGGAGGAATGAGCGGAAGAATATTGGCGACACTTCTTTCAGGAGAATTGGGTTGGCAGAAAGCGGTCCTGATCATAGGCATCGAGAGCCTTATCCTGGGCTTACTATTCTGGAGGCTTTTTCCCGGATCAAAATTTTTCAATCCGCAAAAAGTAGATTATCACCTTAAAATAAAACAGATGAAGAGATTCCTTACAGACTCTTATATGCTAAGGTTGTATTTTGTTGCGGCGCTGTTGATGGGAGCTTTTGTAAGTGTATATAATTATCTTACATTCCGTTTGGAAGCCGCTCCATTCTCGCTCAATCATTTTTATATTGCATTTATATTTTTGATGTATACATTCGGAGTGTTCGGAACGATGATAACCAGCCGTTTATCAAAGAGAACGGAACAGAAGAATATTCTGAAAGGATCAATATTATTTATGATTGCCGGCGTTATTCTTCTTCTTTCGGAAAATATCTACATTGTTATTTTCGGACTCGGATTATTTACACTTTCTTTTTTTGCGGCCCATACTATGGCGAGCCAAATGACAGCGCTCCGTGCAAAAGAAGGAAAATCTTCTGCAACTTCTATGTATTGGCTATTTTATTATTTTGGTTCCAGTATTCTAGGGAGTGGCACCGGTTATTTACTACACGGCACTTCGTGGAGTTATTTTATCATATTCCTTATTGTAGCTATACTTACAGCCTTTCTGCTTGCATCCTTAAAATTTAACAATATCCACAAAGTATCGTAA
- a CDS encoding Na+/H+ antiporter, producing MIENFPFYLSLIVAIVLLIMLANKIKVAYPVLLVIAGLLISFIPGIPAIKVDPELIFIIFLPPLLYEAAWSISWKELWKWRRIIGSFAFVVVFLTAISVAFVANYFIPGFSLALGFLLGGIVSPPDAVSAGAILKFVKVPKRMSSILEGESLLNDASSLIILRFAMVAVATGQFVWHEAALSFSWMVVGGLGIGLVIGWIFMECHKYLPTDANMDTILTIVAPYIMYICAEEVHSSGVLAVVSGGLLLSNHRHRVLSASSRLRGINVWESFAFVLNGLVFVLIGLDLPEITSGLEGVSLSAAIGYGLLITGVLIVVRILSAYGAVIITLIARNYITVADKRSPGFKAPLIMGWTGMRGVVSLAAALSIPIKLYPGGPDFPQRNLILFITFIVILTTLLLQGLTLPFIIRKVNMPSFNDHLPDEEADEQIKREMAQYTLEHITNNYGEMLKTSPFLQNIHDKWQGKIGDDAQIRISPEVKSAYMDILNQQRTWLVDQNHGDRYDEDIIRKHLMRIDLEEERIRYTH from the coding sequence ATGATTGAAAATTTCCCCTTTTATCTGTCACTTATTGTTGCTATCGTATTACTTATAATGCTGGCCAATAAAATAAAGGTGGCTTATCCTGTTCTTTTGGTAATTGCAGGATTACTGATTAGTTTTATTCCCGGTATTCCCGCCATAAAGGTGGATCCGGAACTTATCTTTATCATTTTTCTTCCACCCTTGCTTTATGAAGCAGCCTGGTCTATTTCCTGGAAGGAATTATGGAAATGGCGGCGCATTATCGGAAGTTTTGCCTTCGTTGTTGTTTTTCTTACTGCAATTTCCGTCGCTTTTGTAGCGAATTATTTCATACCCGGATTTTCTTTGGCATTAGGGTTTTTGCTGGGAGGAATTGTTTCTCCGCCGGATGCTGTAAGTGCAGGTGCCATTCTTAAATTTGTGAAAGTTCCCAAAAGGATGTCATCAATCCTGGAAGGAGAGAGCCTTTTAAACGATGCTTCTTCTCTTATTATATTACGTTTTGCAATGGTAGCTGTAGCTACCGGACAATTTGTATGGCATGAAGCGGCGTTAAGCTTTTCCTGGATGGTTGTAGGAGGACTCGGAATCGGCCTGGTCATAGGATGGATTTTCATGGAGTGCCATAAATACCTGCCTACAGATGCCAATATGGATACCATTCTTACAATTGTAGCCCCTTACATTATGTACATCTGTGCTGAAGAAGTGCATAGTTCCGGTGTACTTGCGGTCGTGAGCGGCGGCCTGCTACTCTCTAATCACAGGCATCGTGTATTAAGTGCTTCATCACGTTTACGGGGAATCAATGTTTGGGAAAGTTTTGCCTTTGTATTAAACGGTTTGGTGTTTGTGCTGATCGGATTAGACCTTCCTGAAATTACTTCAGGACTGGAAGGAGTAAGTCTATCTGCAGCAATAGGATATGGCCTTTTAATAACGGGTGTGTTGATTGTTGTCCGGATTTTGTCTGCTTACGGAGCCGTGATCATTACTCTTATTGCCAGAAATTATATTACGGTAGCGGATAAGAGAAGCCCCGGATTCAAAGCTCCATTAATCATGGGGTGGACGGGAATGCGTGGGGTAGTTTCTTTAGCAGCAGCACTTTCAATACCCATTAAGTTATACCCTGGTGGTCCTGATTTTCCTCAGCGTAACCTGATTTTATTTATTACTTTCATTGTTATATTGACCACATTACTGCTTCAGGGTCTGACCTTACCTTTTATAATCAGAAAAGTAAATATGCCCTCCTTTAATGATCATCTTCCGGATGAAGAAGCCGATGAACAGATTAAAAGAGAAATGGCTCAATATACGCTTGAACATATCACGAATAATTATGGAGAAATGTTGAAGACAAGTCCTTTCTTACAAAACATACATGACAAGTGGCAGGGAAAAATAGGTGATGATGCTCAGATCAGGATTTCTCCGGAAGTTAAATCTGCATACATGGATATCCTAAACCAACAACGGACCTGGCTGGTAGATCAGAATCATGGTGACCGCTATGATGAAGACATTATCAGAAAGCATCTGATGAGAATTGATCTTGAAGAAGAAAGAATAAGATATACCCATTAA
- a CDS encoding DUF1349 domain-containing protein → MRRIILSFCTLLFINTTFAQTLEKMMWFNEPEKWDIKGNTLSMFVTPQSDYWRISHYGFTVDDAPFYYTTYGGEFEAKVKINGNYKARFDQMGLMLRVDKENYIKAGIEFVDGKYNLSTVVTHTTSDWSVITLDKIPSAIWIKAVRRLDAVEVFYSFDDKNYIMMRNAHLQDNTPVMVGLMAACPDGAGFNAVFENFKVKHLPDERRLQWLDNHQ, encoded by the coding sequence ATGAGGAGAATCATTTTAAGTTTTTGCACCCTATTGTTCATCAATACAACTTTCGCCCAGACATTAGAAAAAATGATGTGGTTTAATGAACCTGAAAAATGGGATATTAAGGGCAATACATTGTCTATGTTTGTAACTCCGCAAAGTGATTATTGGAGAATCTCTCATTACGGCTTTACAGTAGATGATGCGCCTTTTTATTATACCACTTATGGTGGTGAATTTGAAGCTAAAGTAAAAATAAACGGAAACTACAAGGCCAGATTTGATCAGATGGGTTTGATGCTGAGGGTGGATAAAGAAAACTACATCAAAGCAGGGATCGAATTTGTAGACGGAAAGTATAATCTAAGTACGGTCGTTACTCATACGACGAGCGACTGGAGTGTCATTACCCTGGATAAAATCCCTTCAGCAATATGGATAAAGGCAGTAAGGAGACTGGATGCAGTAGAAGTATTTTATTCTTTCGACGATAAAAATTACATCATGATGCGTAACGCCCATCTACAGGACAATACTCCGGTAATGGTCGGGTTAATGGCTGCATGTCCTGACGGAGCAGGATTTAATGCTGTTTTCGAAAATTTTAAAGTTAAGCATTTACCCGATGAACGACGTTTACAATGGCTTGACAATCATCAATAA
- a CDS encoding helix-turn-helix transcriptional regulator, translating into MKIVETLNETLLIKGINKSNECLLDIDVYKNIARVYTQMENTISVLSDMQENRSYVYKSDTALELGLEREIEPLIINSIWEEEILKRIHPDDKVKKYIHELRFFKLVDSFKPEERTHYNVLSRIRMKDKNGEYVFVQHRMFYFYSPYNNKLRFALCLYSIAIDQSILLPPDFLIINSIKGKIVAEDKLNYRNILSQREMEILKYVGEGFTSKEIADLLFISVNTVSRHRQNILEKLKVKNSIQAFNDSFH; encoded by the coding sequence ATGAAGATTGTAGAAACATTGAATGAAACATTGCTGATTAAAGGGATAAATAAAAGCAATGAATGTTTATTAGATATTGATGTGTATAAAAACATAGCTCGTGTGTATACCCAAATGGAAAATACCATTTCTGTATTAAGTGATATGCAGGAAAACAGAAGCTACGTTTATAAATCCGATACTGCCCTGGAACTTGGATTGGAAAGGGAGATAGAGCCACTAATCATAAATTCCATCTGGGAAGAGGAAATCTTGAAGAGAATACATCCTGATGATAAGGTTAAAAAATACATTCATGAACTGAGATTTTTCAAGCTGGTGGATTCTTTTAAACCGGAAGAAAGAACCCATTATAACGTTTTATCCAGAATAAGGATGAAAGACAAGAATGGGGAATATGTCTTTGTGCAGCACCGTATGTTTTATTTCTATTCTCCTTACAATAACAAACTGAGATTTGCCCTCTGTCTTTATAGTATCGCTATTGATCAGTCTATACTTTTACCTCCTGACTTTCTGATCATTAATTCAATAAAGGGGAAGATTGTTGCGGAGGATAAACTCAACTACAGAAATATTTTATCGCAGAGAGAAATGGAAATTTTAAAATATGTAGGAGAGGGTTTTACCAGTAAGGAAATTGCAGACTTACTTTTTATTAGTGTAAATACAGTAAGCCGTCACAGGCAAAATATCCTTGAAAAGCTGAAAGTAAAAAATTCAATACAGGCATTCAATGACAGCTTTCATTGA
- a CDS encoding AraC family transcriptional regulator, whose product MKKDVRNLKRGEEITNSYMVFLDRHIQDVISGNVSEFMEVNEIADSLAVSHTHLTDTVKKETGNHPCYFYDTKIVEQIQVMLAKSDFSIAEIARIFTYDPSNFSKFFKKFTGITPGEYRKRTKTKVPKSSP is encoded by the coding sequence ATGAAAAAAGACGTAAGAAATTTGAAGAGGGGAGAAGAAATCACCAATAGTTATATGGTATTCTTAGATAGGCATATTCAGGATGTTATTTCCGGCAATGTATCTGAATTTATGGAAGTGAATGAGATTGCGGACAGCCTGGCTGTTTCTCACACCCACCTTACAGATACGGTAAAGAAAGAAACCGGGAACCATCCTTGTTATTTTTATGATACTAAAATCGTAGAGCAGATACAGGTAATGCTTGCAAAAAGCGATTTTTCAATTGCTGAAATAGCCAGGATATTTACTTATGATCCCTCCAACTTTTCAAAATTTTTTAAAAAGTTTACAGGAATTACACCTGGAGAATACAGAAAAAGAACAAAGACAAAAGTTCCAAAAAGTTCACCATAA
- a CDS encoding SDR family oxidoreductase — protein sequence MSKNDLKGKVVLIAGGGKNLGGLLSRDFASKGAKLAIHYNSESSKAESEKTLNEVKALGAEAFLFQGDLTKVENITRLFDETIKTFGGIDIAINTVGMVLKKPFVETTEAEYDSMFNINSKVAYFFIQEAGKKLNDHGKICTIVTSLLAAYTGLYSTYAGAKAPVEHFTRMASKEFGDRGISVTAVAPGPMDTPFFYGQESDDAVNYHKSASALGGLTDIKDIAPLVEFLVSDGWWITGQTIFANGGYTTR from the coding sequence ATGTCAAAAAATGATTTAAAAGGAAAAGTGGTTTTAATCGCCGGAGGAGGAAAAAATCTTGGTGGATTATTAAGCAGAGATTTTGCCTCAAAAGGAGCAAAGCTTGCTATTCACTATAACAGTGAAAGTTCAAAAGCAGAAAGTGAAAAGACTTTAAATGAAGTTAAAGCGTTGGGAGCGGAAGCTTTTCTGTTTCAGGGGGATCTTACAAAAGTTGAAAACATCACAAGATTATTCGACGAAACGATAAAAACTTTCGGTGGAATTGACATTGCGATCAATACTGTAGGTATGGTTCTTAAGAAGCCTTTTGTGGAAACGACAGAAGCAGAATATGATTCTATGTTTAACATCAACTCCAAAGTGGCATATTTCTTTATTCAGGAAGCTGGAAAGAAATTAAATGATCACGGGAAAATATGTACGATCGTTACATCATTGCTGGCTGCTTATACCGGATTGTATTCCACATATGCAGGAGCAAAAGCCCCGGTAGAACACTTTACCAGAATGGCTTCCAAAGAATTTGGTGATCGTGGTATTTCTGTAACTGCTGTTGCACCGGGACCAATGGATACTCCGTTCTTTTATGGACAGGAAAGTGATGATGCTGTTAATTATCATAAATCTGCTTCTGCATTAGGTGGGCTAACAGATATAAAAGATATTGCACCTCTTGTAGAGTTTTTGGTAAGTGACGGATGGTGGATTACGGGTCAGACCATATTTGCAAACGGAGGATACACAACAAGGTAG
- a CDS encoding aminotransferase class I/II-fold pyridoxal phosphate-dependent enzyme, which translates to MSIDFTTATFKDFENIPDYDIAQRAEYFYEFLDHMKTRGHMNYRLKNTSAADAVLNISIADRNKEYVSFVSSDYLGFTQHPKVKQAAIEGIEKYGTGTGASPLIGGYFDYHNILEKKISAFFGRNEDEVVLFTTGYAANSATLQILMQKEDIAILDMGVHASVHEGCAFTNKKTFPHNNLEALEHILKMSESMYRTKLVIIDGVYSQEGDTSRAKEIYDLVKKYNAYLMIDDAHGVGVLGKTGRGALEDDGLLDKVDFITGTSSKTFGNLGGYVIANKKIASFLKFQSRQHIFSVTAPPSSAGIVKAIDLVDEEPIWKDKLWENINYLKTGLNDLGLDTGITCSAIIPVKIGDQNKMWDIGRILIENGVYTNPIMYPAVARKDARIRMTVTARHEKEHLDKTLNVFDDINKKMHIAKK; encoded by the coding sequence ATGAGTATCGATTTTACAACAGCGACATTTAAGGATTTTGAGAATATTCCTGATTATGATATCGCTCAGAGGGCAGAATATTTTTACGAATTCCTGGATCACATGAAAACCAGGGGACACATGAATTATAGACTGAAAAATACTTCAGCAGCTGATGCAGTGTTAAATATCAGCATTGCAGATCGCAATAAGGAGTATGTAAGTTTTGTATCAAGTGATTATTTAGGGTTTACACAACACCCGAAAGTAAAACAGGCAGCTATTGAAGGAATTGAAAAATATGGTACGGGTACAGGAGCCTCACCGCTTATTGGGGGGTACTTTGATTATCATAATATTTTGGAAAAAAAAATCTCTGCCTTTTTTGGGAGGAATGAAGACGAAGTAGTCTTGTTTACTACCGGATATGCAGCTAATAGTGCGACTTTGCAGATTTTAATGCAGAAGGAAGATATTGCTATACTGGACATGGGAGTGCATGCGAGCGTACATGAAGGATGTGCTTTTACCAATAAAAAAACATTTCCTCACAATAATTTGGAAGCTTTGGAACATATTTTGAAGATGTCTGAGAGTATGTACCGTACAAAGCTCGTTATCATTGACGGAGTCTACTCTCAGGAGGGTGATACTTCACGGGCCAAGGAAATATATGATCTTGTGAAAAAATACAATGCCTATCTTATGATAGATGATGCCCATGGTGTTGGAGTTTTGGGAAAAACAGGAAGAGGAGCTTTAGAGGATGACGGTTTATTGGATAAAGTGGATTTTATAACAGGAACTTCGAGTAAGACTTTCGGTAACCTGGGAGGATATGTTATTGCAAATAAAAAAATAGCATCATTCCTAAAGTTTCAGTCGAGACAACATATATTCTCTGTTACAGCGCCACCTTCTTCCGCCGGAATAGTAAAAGCGATTGATCTTGTTGACGAAGAACCCATTTGGAAAGATAAACTGTGGGAAAATATCAATTATCTAAAAACAGGTCTTAATGATCTGGGATTGGATACAGGAATTACCTGTTCTGCTATTATCCCGGTAAAGATTGGAGATCAAAATAAAATGTGGGATATCGGTAGAATATTAATCGAAAACGGAGTTTACACGAATCCTATTATGTATCCGGCCGTAGCGAGAAAAGATGCCCGTATCCGGATGACGGTAACAGCGCGACATGAAAAAGAACATTTAGATAAAACGCTTAATGTCTTTGATGATATTAATAAAAAAATGCATATTGCGAAAAAATAA
- a CDS encoding TetR/AcrR family transcriptional regulator, with product MPRKVVQGPIRDKEKTKQKLLAAVGKILRVKGYAGLKVSKIAAVAGFDKKLIYEYFGSTDKLIDEYIKSQDYWSKFSPNIEEEVQVGKGKEALTQGILMQFESLKKNKELQKIILWELSESKPILKNILKQREDVGANLFENVTDPYFGEDATSFRALLALIVAGVYYLNLFPAYNGTEFCGLDMRTTEGRAEIEKVIVELIDNAYKKKAAQ from the coding sequence ATGCCTAGAAAAGTGGTGCAAGGTCCTATAAGGGACAAAGAAAAAACAAAACAGAAACTGCTTGCTGCAGTGGGTAAAATTCTGAGAGTAAAAGGCTATGCCGGACTGAAAGTAAGTAAAATTGCAGCGGTTGCCGGTTTTGATAAAAAACTTATCTATGAATACTTTGGCAGTACAGATAAGCTTATTGACGAATATATTAAATCTCAGGATTATTGGAGTAAATTCAGCCCGAATATTGAGGAGGAAGTACAGGTTGGAAAAGGTAAAGAAGCCCTTACTCAAGGAATTCTTATGCAATTCGAGAGTCTGAAGAAAAATAAAGAATTACAGAAAATCATTCTGTGGGAACTTTCTGAAAGTAAGCCTATCCTTAAAAATATCTTAAAGCAAAGAGAAGATGTTGGGGCTAATTTATTTGAAAATGTTACAGACCCATATTTCGGAGAAGATGCAACAAGTTTTAGAGCTTTATTGGCTTTAATTGTAGCTGGTGTTTACTATCTTAATCTTTTCCCGGCCTATAACGGAACCGAATTTTGTGGTCTTGATATGAGAACGACTGAAGGAAGAGCCGAGATTGAAAAGGTGATTGTGGAGTTAATAGATAACGCCTACAAGAAAAAAGCTGCTCAGTAA